A segment of the Phocoena sinus isolate mPhoSin1 chromosome 11, mPhoSin1.pri, whole genome shotgun sequence genome:
TCACTCTGCGCGCGCATCCTGTGCGGTGAGGCGCTTCCTACCTGAGCTGGAAGCTGTCTGTGGCCGTGCTGGAGTTGGCATGTCCCCGAGTGCTGTGGGCTGCCTGGGAGGAGCTTCGGGGCGGAGCTCAGCCCTGCTTCTGCAGAAGAAACTGTTGTGGCTCAGTCCACACTCCATGTTGGTCTAAGTCACAGGCCTTCGGTTCACTGGCTGGTGCTTTGGACATAAGGTTGAAATTTTTTGGGTTATGAGGATTTTCCAGATTCTCCTGTTGCTCTGAAGCTAAGTGGTTTCCTGCAGACAGTGGAGCCAAGAGGTGAAGACTCCTGTCAGCTGGAAGTAACTGCGAACCGCTTTGGACCCCGGCACCGTGGCTCGCTGCGGGTGTGCGGCCATTCTGGAGAACACTAGTCCTCTCCAGGCAAACCGGGGGCCCTGTTGGGATCTGGGGCGTTGAGGAAATGCATCCTTGCTCTTGGACCTGGTGTGGCAGTGAATGGTGGGAAGTTCTTTGAGCTGAGCGCCTGGTGGTCCATTGATGAGAAGCGACTTCGATCTGTCTTCCTTGGTGTATTCTCGCATTGCTTGTCCCTGTATTCCTCTCcccctgtctccttcccacccctcccccttttctggtacttttgtttcctttgtctcttAATTAAGGTATAATATAACTAAAAcatattggggtttttttaggTCAACTTTATATATACAGTACAATGCATACatttaaatgtacagtttgggagttccctggtggtgccgtggttaggactcggtgctttcacactgccgtggcctgggttcagtccctggttgaggaactgagatcccgcaagccgcacagcacggccaaaagtaaaaataaatgtacaattcGATGAATAATCACCTCCCTAgatttccatcacccccagaaAGTCCCCAGGGTACAGAAATCTTATGTTTACATTCAGATTTTCCATAAATATCTACCCACGTGGCCACCACCTCGATCAAGATTAACGTTTCTCTAGCATCCTCCAGACGCATGGGACACGTCCACTTACACTGCTGTCTGTCGGTGTGCTCTGGACACTCGGGTGCTGAATTCTGTTCCTGATGAGTCCTGAAGTGATTGTCTCTGGGGGGGCCCCTGGCGTCCTCCACACACCCCACTCCTGGCACTCCGCCCCAAGGAACGACCGTTCTGTCTCTCGCAGATCTGGGACACGGCCGGACAGGAGAGGTTCCAGTCTCTGGGTGTGGCCTTCTACAGAGGCGCAGACTGCTGCGTGCTGGTGTTTGACGTGACTGCCCCCAACACGTTCAAAACCCTCGACAGCTGGAGAGACGAATTCCTCATCCAGGCCAGTCCCCGGGATCCTGAGAACTTCCCCTTCGTTGTGCTGGGAAACAAGATTGACCTCGAAAACAGACAAGTAAGTGCCGACGATGCCGGGGGTCATCACTGTGGGGCTTGAGAACCTGAGAACCCGCCGTCGCTGGGGTTAGGGCGGCTGAGTCACGGGAAGGGCCTTCTTGTAAAGGGGCAGCTAAGTTTCGGATGACAGGTGCCGTTTTTAGATTTGACTGGTAAGAAACTATATGCCGCAGGGATCTACACCCCATGTCTCTGGCTGCGTGTGCCCCATgcgggggtgggtgtgggagaCAACTAACCAGCCACCTGCCCAGCCCTTGGAATGGGGCCTTGCTCCCTAACCTGTAAAGACCTACCATCCTGGCTTCCCCGTGGACAGACGGGCAGCGAAACTCTGCAGAGGCCGGTATTCCCTTGGGAATTACGGCAACAAAGTAGGAAGCGCACCGAGTGGGGCTGCCTGCACCGGCCAGCTCTCTTGGTCCGTGACGGGATTTGCCTTGAGGCCGTGTGACACTTTGGTCTTTGGGATGCAGAGGCAGACTTGCCCTTAGTCTGGCTCGTGCACTCTTAGATCGGGGATGCTTCCTGAGTCTGATGCTGTGCTCATCTGACGAGGACGCTCGGATGCCAGATGACGGCGTGTCTGGGGCTGTGGTGCCCCGGAGGATCTCTCTAGCGTTTTCCTCTCCTGTGAGAGCCCCCTGCTTCTGGGGTACTGCGTGAATTTGGAGGGTTCTGTGCTGAGCCCAGACCGACTCTGGGGGTGCATTACCTCCTGGCCAGCTGCCTTTGGGGACCAGGGCCCAGGAGGCCAGTTCACATCCCCATGCTGCCCCTGCAGCTGTGACTTTGGGTCATTATTACCTTTACCTTTGCCTCTGAGCCTCGTTCGCTTTCTGTGCTGGGAAGGAGGGGATTCGAGTGTGACCTTCTCAAGTGCTCTCTCTGCGCCTCAGGGGCCTCCCTTGATCCTCGTGTGTACAGGAGATGCTTTGGGCTTTGAGCAAAATTGCTCTAGGTTCCTTTCAAATAGCATTTGTCTGGGGAACGTAGGCTCTTAAGTGTAGCTAGGTGTATTTCTGACCActcatctctttttctccctttcctaagTGACCTGGTCCTTCTCATGCCTGAAAATGGGCTAGGGTGGGGAGAGGTCAGGACATGCGAGGCAGGGTGAGGGCCTCGGGGCTCTGGTGCCTAGGTGTGTGGTCAGGTGAGGTGCCGTGAGCAGTCACAGAAGGGGCTGCAGAGCTTAAGACCAAGCTGCCAGGCCTGTCCTGTGCTGAGGGCTGCCTCTGAGGTCCCAGGAGGGACGGTTACTTCTTCCTGGGCTGGCATCTTACTCCCTTCAGAAGCTGCTTCTAATCTTAGTGCGGCTGAGGGTCCGAAGGTGTGGGTGGTAGGCGGGGTGCTTTGGCTCCTGGCTCTACTGTGTGTAGGGGTGACCAGggcggcgggggggtgggggggacagtcCTTCCCTGGTGGGATTCCCGCTGTTCCCTGCCCGCTGCTGCTGTTCCCTGCACACACATGCCCTGCCTCTTCTTCCAGGTGGCCACAAAGCGGGCACAGGCCTGGTGCTACAGCAAAAACAACATTCCCTACTTCGAGACCAGTGCCAAGGAGGCCATCAACGTGGAGCAGGCCTTCCAGACGATTGCCCGGAACGCGCTGAAGCAGGTGGGTGTCCAGCGGTGGTCTGGCTACCTCTGGTGATGGGCCACTGAGCCAGCCCCGGCCTGGTTGCCTTGTCCTTAACCTTCTTTCCTCGCTGACTCTTTTCCATGTAGCCAGAAACCCCTGTGTTTATCCAGGAAGGTGATGGCACGGTCTGCTAAGGCTTCCAGAAATTCCGCTCACTTGTGAATAACCTCAACCGTGTGGGGCAGCAAAGACCTCAGCCAAGGTCTCCCTGGTCTGAGCAGCTGCAGCTGTCAGGTGGCCAGGCCACTAGATGGCCCTGGTCAGACTGGTCCTTCTATTCGAGGAGGGGATAAACTGGGATTTGAAACCAGCTCTGCTGCCCATCATTGGATccagtgtttgtgttttttggttttttttaaacaaatgtatgtatgtatgtatgtatggctgtgttgggtctctgctGCTGCGCTCGGGCCCTGTCTAATTGCAGCAAGTGGGGGGCCACTCGTTGCCGTGGTGCGTGAGCTCCTCACTGCAGTAGCTTCTGTTGCAgagtgcgggctccagagtgcaggctcagtagttgtggcacacgggcttagctgcaccgcggtatgtgggatcttcccggactaggctcgaacccgtgtctgctgcattggcaggtggattcccaacccactgcacccccagggaagtcctgtttggtttttttaatcatagctGTAAGAGACTGTGGGCTCTAGGAATTGTATTCCTTGGATAAAGTTTccctacattttttctttctttatttattcaactgTTCTCCCGAAATAACAGTGGCTTCTTGTTGGCAAGTGCCAGTTGAAGACTTTGTGACTCAGCAGCTCTGTTGGGGCCAGTGCGTTGAGGCAGGTCCCAGCATTGTCAGTCGTCTGTAGTGGGCAGGTGAGGGGTGCGGTCAGAGGCAAGGGGCCCGTGGCAGCTGCAGAGGGCAAGGGTGGTTCTGCAGCTCCTGGGAGCGGGTTTACAGAAGGCGTGCTTCTCAGCAGTCGGGGCACCGGGCCTGCGGGCTGTACAGGAGTCGTTTTTCACCAGTTCCTGTTGGCTGGCATCACTGTTGGAGTTTTCCTCTCTGAATATTGCCGTCCCTAGAGCGTCGTTACAGTGACGGCCTGGCATCTTGGGAGTGAGGTGGTTAGATTGCAAGGTGTGTGTATTTTTGCGGGCAAGTGCCACCTGGCTTTCCCAGGGACAGTAGTAATCCTTCAGTTCCTGCCAGCACGCTGCGGGCCTCCCCCTGGAGCTCCGCTGACACTCTCCACGGCAGAGCCCATAGGCAGCCCTCGCGCGGGACCCCGCAGTGCTCAAGAGCGCTTTTGAATTGAACCTCCCTTCACCTGTTACTGCAGTGGattttttcaattcctttggcCATAGAGAATTTTTTAGTTAGTATCCAGTATTCACATACGTTGGGGTCTGTCCTGGCCGTCTGCCTGCTCCTTGCCTGGACCATCTTGATTTCACTGCCTCTGCGTCTGACCCCTGATCAGGCAGGCCTCCCCTcactaattttatcttttttcttggctatttttggttcattttattcattttttctttcttcaccccCCCTCCAAATAAGACCTTACTGAGATtctgattggaattgcattacaGCCGTTGTATTAGTCTCTCTGGGTGCcttaacaaataccacagactgggtggctaaaAGCAacagacttttattttctctcagttctggagccAGAAGGCCATAATCAGGGTGCCAGCAAATCCGGTCTCCGGTGAGGACTCTCTGTTAAGACAGAAAGTAGCTAAGTGTGTGTGAAGGGCTGAGGGCATCAGATAGGGTCTGGGGTGGCCGCCCATGGTGCAGACTTTCTTTTGGGGATGACAGAAGTGGAATCACGGCGTGGTGGCGGCTGGCAACTTTTGAATATACTCGACAACACGGCACATGCACAGTGCTGTATTCAGcagagctttttttaaaaaatatgtagtcCTAGAGGTTGTTACTTTTATAGCAATGGTGAATGGATAGAACCAGTCCCTGCTTTCCCAAATCCTTGAACAGTTCCTGCTGCACAGGTGCTCAGTGTTTCAGTGACAGATTACTTCTCTACATCAGGAAGTAGAAGGCTGCTCCTCCCTGGAAACACGCTCATCAGCGCAAGGCCCGCTGAACTGACCCCAGTCTGTATCCCCGCCAGACAAAGGGATCCTCGGCTGGGCTCTGCGTGTGCAGATCCGGAGATACAAAAAGGAAGCTAGACCCTGAGtccagaaagatgagaaagatgagAGCGGGTAGGGGGCCGGAGGAGCGCCCAGGAACCTTGAGGAAATGCTGGCTCAGAGCGGCCAAATCCAGGCCACGGGAGGGAGCGTCTACCTTCTTGTCAGGCGTTGGTAGAAGCTTCAGAGCAGGCGGCGGCCCCCAGGCTGACGTCCCACGGAGGGCGCGGCGGCCCTGTCCTGCCTGCCTACTCAGTGTCACCTTGCCCCATCTCCCGCTCACTTGGCTTCGAGCACCTTCTGCCAGGGCCCTCACTTCACTGCTGGGCCTGCTCCGTGCCCATGCCCCCCATCTGCCCGGGCTGAGCTTGGGAGTCTCCCCGAGCCTGGACTAACcagcctgtctctctctctccctgcccaggAAACGGAGGTGGAGCTGTACAATGAGTTCCCTGAGCCCATCAAACTGGACAAGAACGACCGGGCCAAGGCCTCGGCAGAAAGCTGCAGCTGCTGAAGTGGCAGAGAGCAGAGCACAGAGTCCTTCGCGAACCAAGAACACAAGTAGGCCTTCCACCAtgagcccctctcctctccacacAAACAGTCATCTCTCACATCCAGCTGCCAAAAGAACCCCCAGACACAGTCTCccctgcacacatacacacacccccgACACAGACAGACTCCACAGCCCAGGCCTGTGACGGCTCCATCGGGGTCCCTGCGTCAGCCCTCAGATGGCAGCAGGATGGGCCGGCTGTAGAAATCGTTCCGGTTTGGAGTCGGCCTCGGAGACGACTTCTGTCCACTGGAGAGAGAGAACTGTTACAGTCAACCTGTGTCTAATTAGTTCTGGTTTTTTTAACTTGTCTTGTGGTCTTtttacccccccacccccgtgaaGGCTACCACTTGGGAAGGCGGGTGCCCTGCACTTCATTACAGGCTCACACCCAGTCTGATCAGGCTGAGTtttgtatgtatctgttaatgcTTGTTACTTTTAACTAATCAGATCTTTTTACAGTATCCATTTATTATGTAATGCTTCTTAGAAAAGAATCTTATAGTACATGTTAATATATGCAaccaattaaaaatgtataaattagtGTAAGAAATTCTTGGATTACGTGTTTAAGTCCTGAGATGCAGGCGTAGAGATGGAGGGTGAAGCCTGTCTGGATCGCAGAGTGTTTAGCCACTCAGATTTCAGAAATCCAGCTGGAGGCAGTATTCTGTACAGTAGACACGAGAATCATGTACGCCTTTCCATCAAAGACTTAGGAGCCAAAAAGCTTTTCATCTCTCCAGGGGGAAAACTGTCTAGTTCCCTTCTGTATCTAAATTTTTCCACGAGGTTGATTTGCATAATACCACGGTGTGTGCGATGGAGGAACGGctgtttcagaaagagaaaactctcatttcttttttctctgctccACACTTTGAGACTCCCTTATTAGATCAGCATCCACGtacaagagagaaaggaaaaggaaaatcctACCAGACCTGTCCTAGGGACTTTACCTTTGTTCTGGAAGGTGCTCCTTTTGGGGCTGTGGCATCCTTAGGTGAGCAgaccttctctccttcttcccagtACAACCCGCCATGCCTTCCCCGTGTCCTGGGTGTGGAGCCAGGCAGCTGTGCCCCAGGACCTGCCCCGCATTGTAGCTTGCTTCTCAGAGCACCTCCCTCTCTCCAGGGGCCTGCATTCTAGGGTGTGGGCCAAGTTCTTCTGTAAAGAGATGAACgtgatgccaataaaatgtaacAAGAACAAAGACCATCTGTCTTCGCcctgtcttttttccctcttccagaCTCGGGCTCAGGAGAGACCCTGTTAGCTAATCACTGCCGTTGCCTTTTCTGGGCCCGCAGGACTCTGAGGCAGAAAGAGGCCTTCTCGTGTCCAGCCCTGCATACCTGCCCCTGGCTTTtgtcttttgcatttttaatcacagtattGGGGGGGGACCCTGCATGGAGAGAGCATTGTCCCTTTAGAGGAGCAACCACGAGCTGCTGGGACCCACGGACGCCACGCACAGCCTGTGAGTGTCCCTTGGCCTTTGTGCTGTCTTGTCTTTTAACTGGTGTGGTTGCCCATGCTGCAATGGTCGCCCATCACGTAGTTCTGGATTTCTGACTTTTCACAGGACAGGCAGATCTGGCAGCACCAGCCCCATATTCCAACACAGATAAGCTACAGCCGGGACTGAGCAGATGCCGCCCAGAGCCAACTGTACGAACTAGTCGTGTTTCCCGCAGCAGGGCAGTGTAGGTTTTGCAGACGTAGCCTTTGGATTCTACTTGGGTCCACTTCTCAAGCCCCTCGCTCGTGTCCTTCCCCCGCTGCTCTTGGCCCGGACTTCATGTGTTAAAGTAGTGTCGTCAGGAGCTCACAGCCACAGAGCCGCCGCGGCCGGAGGGGCTTACCCCTGCTGCGGCCCCGcaccctgggctgggcctggTGGGTATGCTGTTCGGCCTCAAGAGCAGCGGAGTCCTTCCCAGCTGGCGGCCTCGTGCTGGGCCGTGCTGTGTGGACCAGGCTGCTGTTCTCAGAGCGGGTCCCTCTCGCCCTAACCCTGAACGTGACGTGGAAACGGACTTTGACCTCTGACCTCAGCCATGCCCTACAACTGGTGACCATCCTTACACTGACCTGCTTGATTTGAAATGAGCCCGAACGTAACCTTGTGGCCCTGGTCCCAGCCGTAGCTAGCTGACTCGAAATTTGACTTTGAACCGACCTTGACTCTGTGCTCAGCTTCGCCTTGTCACTGACAGTCATGCTAACATGGTCCCCCTTGAAATGGCCTTGAATCTGACCCTCCTCCTGACCCTGTCATATTCCAACTTCGAAGTGAACACTGAACCCTACCTCCCGTGACAGCCTTACTCTCCAGCCTGAGACTAATCCCACCCCATGTCCCGTCAGTGGCTGGCTGACCTTGATCTCACCTTATCTGCCTAAACTGTACGTGCAGCTACACTTACCTGGATTTGGTTTCTCCACAGTGAGAAGTAGGGCCGAGACTGAACTCTGCACTAGTACGGCATCTCTTCCATATCCCCGCGTCAGCGTGAGCGCGTGCTCTTGAGAGGAGCGGGTTTGCTCCAGCGAGCGCGAGGCTGGCTTCTGAGGAGAATGGGGTTTGGGGTGTTTGCACTCACGCAGATTCTGCTCAGTAACAGTTAAGTCCGTTTGAATTTGCCATGCCTCCCGGTGAGAGTGTGAATTGAGACGAATGTGTGCTGCTGTGTTTACATTCGTTCTAACAAGGGGAAGTTACTTCTGAGAAGAATGGGACTGATTTGTTGCACGGATACAGATTCGTCTCAGTGGTGCCCCTCAGCTTGATCCAAACCCAGTCGCCCTGCGAATGTGCATGGCTGCGCTTGCGTTCAGCTCACTCCAGCGCGCCGTAAGGAGTCTGGGACTGACGCTGTTGCACTGATGGGAGTTCTTAGCAAAACCTCTATTCAGATTGGTCCTAATTCCTCCTACGTCTCAGTAAGAAAGTGCCTTTAGATGAAGGTGTGTTGCATCGCTTCCGTCCATGTTAGTTAACACTAACCAGcagtaaggtgttttttttttttgtttgtttttttgcggtacgcgggcctctcactgccgcggcctctcccgttgaggagcacaggctccgaacgcgcaggctcagcggccacggctcacgggcccagcggcacgtgggatcctcccggaccggggcacgaacccgtgtcccctgcatcggcaggcggactctcaaccactgcgccaccagggaagcccagcagtaaGGTTTTATCTCTGAGAAGAGTGCCTGAGGCTGAGCTCGTCTGCACGTATCTAGTAGCACTAGTTAGAGCTGAACGGAGGCCCATCACGGTGTACACTGGCCTGCAGTGGTTGAGACCAAGCTGTTTACACTAATACGGATTCTCCCCGCTACCACTAACTACACTCACCCTAATTGGCTCAAGCTCTCAGCAAGAGCTTGCTGTTGAGGTGAAAGTACACTGCTGAGTACGTTCACCTTGTTTCATGAATCCTGACCCAGACGCACTCAGGTTGGACCTCTTGCCTTGTCACGACCCTGAAGATCTTCCTGGACCTCGCGTTGATGTTGGCACCTCTTTGCCTTCCAGATGACCTGACCACACGATGTCCTAATTTTAGGTTGACTTCCTACTTCACCTCAAACCAGATGTTTACCTTGAAACTGACCCTGAGCCTGACCCTGATGCAGTCTCTCACCCAATGGATATATGTTCCTTGTGAATTGCCCTGATTTTTACCTTGTCCTGAACTTGACCCTGTGTCGCGCTTACGTTACAACCTTGGAATGACCGTCCTGATGCTGCACGTTAACCAAAGTCGGTGCTGAACTGGTCCTTGAATTTGATCGTCTTGAAGTTGACCTTGAAATTGACCCTCACCCCTGGTCCAGATCATGCTGCAAATGTCTCACAGAGAAACTGACTTGAACCTTGAACTTCTCAACTCCAGTCTTGACCTTCACACCGGGATGCTCCTGCCCATAACCCCCTTGAAGCAACCTTGGGTAAGCTTTCAAATTAACATGGAACCTGACCTTCATCCAGTGTTCTGTGCCTCGCTCTTTTCAGCTTGATCTTGAACTTCACCTCGAACCTGTGCACTGAAAATCACCTGGCCTCAATCCTCCTTGAATTTCACATAAGAACTTGACCTCACATATGAAAGTGGCCCTGTACAGCAACAAAAACGcaacccagtagaaaaatgggcagaagaccttaacagacatttctccaaagaagacacacagatggcctacaagcacatgaaaagatgctcagtatcactaattgttagagaaatgcaaatcaaaactactcataccagtcagaatggccatcattaagaagtccacaggaattctctggtggtccagtggttaggacgccatGCTTCAACTGCAAGGGGAacgggggttcaatccctggtcggggaactaagatcctgcatgtgtgggggcaaaaaaaaatgagagctgttctttaaaaaaaaaaaagtctagggcttccctccctggtggcgcagtggttgagagtccgcttgccaatgcggGCGACACGAGTTTGTGGCCCGGTACATGAGgatcccgtatgccgcggagcggctgggcccgtgagccatggctgctgagcctgcacgtccggagcctgtactccacggcgggagaggccacagcggtgagaggcccgcgtaccgcaaaaaaaaaacacacacacgcaaaaaGTCTACAGgtcacaaatgctggagaggatgcagagaaaaggggaccctcctgcactgttcgtgggaatgtaagttggtgcagccactatgaagaacagtatggaggttcttcagaaaactaaaatcgaactaccatatgagctgGCAATCCCACTCATGGGTGTATGTCCAGAGGAAACTCTAATTCAAATagacacgcacccctatgttcattgcagcactgctcacaatagccaagacatggaaacaacctaaacgtccgaccgaggaatggataaagaagatgtggtacacagataccctggaatactactcagccatgaaaaagaacattACGGGCCAGTATCtttgaatataggtgcaaaaattccaaacaaaatattagcaagccgaatccaataacacataaaaaagatcatacaccacaatcccAAGTCTGAAtccaagtgggatttaacccaagttcacaaggatggttctcAACATTtgcaaaatcaatgtgatatataccacattaacagaagaaaactcaaaaaccaaatgatcatcccaatagatgcagaaaaagcaaaaacaaaattcagcatccattcatgataaaacctctTACCAAATGAGAATAGAGGGAACACGTCTCAACATagtaaaagccatttatgacaaaccaacagccaataTAAtagtggtgaaaacctgaaagcctTCCCGCTAAAATCTGAaac
Coding sequences within it:
- the RAB7A gene encoding ras-related protein Rab-7a, with translation MTSRKKVLLKVIILGDSGVGKTSLMNQYVNKKFSNQYKATIGADFLTKEVMVDDRLVTMQIWDTAGQERFQSLGVAFYRGADCCVLVFDVTAPNTFKTLDSWRDEFLIQASPRDPENFPFVVLGNKIDLENRQVATKRAQAWCYSKNNIPYFETSAKEAINVEQAFQTIARNALKQETEVELYNEFPEPIKLDKNDRAKASAESCSC